A stretch of DNA from Malus sylvestris chromosome 9, drMalSylv7.2, whole genome shotgun sequence:
ttaggtgcattcatataggtaccatgatttaggtgcattcatataggtaccATGGTTTAGGTGCATTCATATAAGTACCATGGTTTAGGTGCATTTGACTTGGTACTATGATTTATGTGCATTCGACTAGGTTATATGATTTAAGCACATTAGGACATGGTTTAAGTGCATTcgattatgtaaaatatatgattTGGCTATTTATATTTCCTCTATGCTTTGAATGGTGATAATGAATAATTTGAATTAGGTATTTGTTAATTCTTGTAACGTATcactaatatttttttgaattatgtTTATCATTTTAGAAAGTCAAACAATAATCAATGCCAAAAAATATGGagcaaattaaaatcaaatatttaataGGGGCATTATAGGAACCAAAAAAacgcattaaatatttaaaaacaagaaaatataaattttaatatttatgctCACATGGAAATTTAGTCAAAGGACAATAATGAATATATAATCTAACATAAGGttttaattgaatttcaatCTTTATCAAGGATTAAAATGGAGAAACCCCTTTTTTTAAAGAAGCAATATATTTAATAGTTATATAAGGATTACGTACAATGCTTAAGCTGTACAACATAAAAAGCTGGGTAGTATTTCATTCTACTTGCAAGAGTCGTCAACATGAAGAGTAATTGCAAAAATATGTGTAAAACCTTTTCTCTAATGACCAGTCTCAACATCACCTTCATAATGAATCTGAATTGCAAAGTCGAAATGATCAACATAGAATCAATCGCAAACCAACATATAGAAAAAGTCCTGCTTGAGCCACCAAAGCACACCTGCTCAAGCCATCGATACAAATTTGACCGCATAACATCATAAACCAATAGATCGATACCAAAAAAAACACAGAGTTACACCGAATTTGGTCCCATCTAATTATCACAGTGTGCATTCATCTTATTTAACTCAAAGTTGAGTTCCATGTTTTCATTTAAGTTCATGTTTGGTATTAATTAAGTACATACATAACTTTAAGTCATATGGTTCATGTATGATCATTAATAAGGGTTACCAATTCATGGAGGGTGCCCGCACTAGTTAAAGCCTTCCTCGTGTATGGAATGTATCATCCAGAAATTTGAGAATTATTTATGAACTTGTTTAGTAAAGAGGGTCTTCTTCCTATCCCTAAACTCTTATCTCTTTGGTGAATTTCTATAGTGGTGAGTTGTTTATGTTCACCTGTAGTTTCTCTTTGATCTCCATTATATGTCAGAGAGACTATAAAACACACATCAACCTCAACCATACTTATGTGTACTAATACTGAAAACAAACTAAACAGTACTAATAGCTCATTTGCTAATCCTTAATCAAAatgagaggaattgaattgaggaggagttGGAATAGAGAGGAATCATAATCAAATTCTTGTTGAAACTATTTACTAAAATTTTCTAGATTCGGAGTAGGAATGGTACTAATTCTATATAAGTTGTTACTAACTAATTCAACTGCATCCGAATAAACCATAGCAAGTGGCCCAGTGGTAAGGGCGCGGACTACGCTcctaaataaacaaaaaaaaaatgtgggaggTCCCGGTTTGATCAATGCTCTAAGTTGGTGAGTCTGCTTGATTGTGGTCATGGGCAGGGTGAAATTCTTCATAGCCTTTCTGGGAAGGGATGGATAATCATGGCTTATCACcagttgtcccccttttaaaaaaataaatcggaataaaaaccaatatgattactaaaatgtccttattctaaataaattattttgtttttattgtttttcaattattttttatacCAATTAATTATTAACCATATATAATAAATCTTGGatagttttattcatttttatccatatatttcaataaattatttatagTAACTTTTTATGGTTGGcaaattattttataattcttttggtaaataaattattttataatttttttgttaataaattattttatgattttttttgttaataaattattttatagtcaaattaaaagaaaacatttattaattttcaataaTGGTAGCTCTGAGAGTTTTTGTGGAATGAAGGGCAATGTTGGAataatcaaaaccaagtgaagacataaatggtaaaaaaaattcattccaaTTCTCCACATGTCCTGGAATTCAATCCCTCCCTCATCTAGGAGTTCAATTCctccaaaatgaggagttgaaTTCCTCAATTCATGTGGACTTCAGAGGAGTTGAATTCCTAAATTCATGTAGACTTCACATATATTTTGATTTTACAAAATTCAGTAAACAAAGAAGTATCATGTGATCAGAATTCAATtctgtaaattaattttgattacaAATACGTAAACGcgttttatgaaaaaaaaaaaaaaaaaaactccctaCATATTAGCATAAATATGCAAAACCCATTATTTAGTTTTGCATCACTCCATATCAATCTCATCCATCATCTTGTCCATATCAatctcatccatcatcttatcaCGGGCCCCAACTGAGAAAAGGATCAATGTGAAGTGACAATTAGAAACTAAATGGAGGACTAAATGTGAAGAGTGACATAAAATTACACATACCATGTTATGTGATCATAAGATGATGTAGTTCATTGATGTTCTAGCATTACTATCCAATGATCATATATATACTTTTTGTGTTAGATCATCTTTCCCCCATTactaaatttaaaagaaaatgtgTTATTTATGTTTgtgatatttttcttgataTTTATAAAATCATTCATTCCCCTtacaaaggaagaagaaaattatCCCTTCTACACTTTGGTTCAAGTCAACATAAACACATCTTAGCACATGATTAAAAGTCAATTACTATCATTAATTAGGGTCATGCATGCTCTTGTTCTCTAGCTCTCTCTTGACATTGTAGTCAACAGTTATACCTTTCTATAGCTATAGGATCATTCTTCCAAGCTCTTTGTTTGAATTAGTCCAATTAGTTTTTGACCTTTTCTCCTCTGGAGAATTAATTAATTCATGAGAATTTTTTTAGTTTAGTAGCCTAGCCATCGTAAACTTGTGAGAATATGCGTAGTGCGTCTTACGATAAAGCAAAACAGGCGGCCAATAGCAGCTGTGTATTAGCTTTAGCTTGGAGGGGAGATTCATAATCTGATCAAATCTGCATCGAtcctatatattttttattcttcGAACCATGCAAAAATGACAGACATGTATATATTCAACCATCTTTTATCTTGGTAAGTAATAGTTTAAGTGATAAATAGAAAATTagagtaaataaataaataaaaagctgAATGAGCTTTTTAAGCCATTCCCTGATACAAATTAATCAATGGTTCAATCATACCACTGTAATTGTAGAAAGTTTGGGATAAAAGGGTCTACTGCCCATGATGTAAAACATACATTTCAAAATCAATatttctctctctgtctctgtctttgtctctgtctctctctctctctctctcatatatatatatatatacaaatgatACTCCTTTTTACAAGGTTGCTTTTTATGCTTTCTTTTTCTCCTGCTTACTTTATTTATAAGAGATAGAAGGGAAAGGTTGGAGAGCATAGTAATTGATTAGTTTAAAGAGTTTTTAgttctaaaaaaatataaacttttGAAAAAGCTTTTCGTTGTGCATACAAATAATAAAGAAGTGAGTGagctgagagagagaggagagagttttattttctttctgggGTTTGTGTGAAAGAGAACAGAGGAAAAGACAGAAAGTGTAGACGTCAGAGGTTTGGCCGTAGGGTTGGCTTCCCCTTCGGTTGTGGTTTTGGTGAGTTTGTTGTTTTGGACTGTGGCTTCAGGATTACAGAGGTATCTCTCTTATCatccacatctctctctctctctctctctcagttttTATCTTTTGTGTTCATATATAATCGTGTGGCCATAGTTTGGATTTTCTTGGTGTTTTCAAGAATATGGCTACTCAACTATATTGAAGGAGAGAAAAGTAGCTACCTACCTATACATACAGGATCTGGTTTAGctgctcctctctctctctctcaaccttcagaaaaacaaaaattgtcTCTTGGGTCGGTGCCAAACAAATATATGTAAGAAACAATCAAGGTGTGAGTGTGTGCATAGTGTGTGTTAATTGTTTCAAAGACTACAACTTCAAACATCATTTTTGCATCTTAggtttccttctctctctctctctctctctctctctctctctctctctctctctccctagtAGTTTTCCTGGTTTTGTTGTCTTTTAATCAGATCCTGGACTCTCCTCACCATCAATCAGAGAAATCAAAATCCATATgtaattacacacacacacacatgtatatgGGGGACCTAGAGATGCAAGCTTTCTAGTAATCCAAGAAATTTGATACCCAACAAAAAAATGATGCTCTTCCAACAACAACACTCACAGCAGCTGGTGGATGAGAACATGTCCAATCTAACTTCAGCATCAGGTGAAGCTGCTAGCGTCTCATCTGGCAACAGAAATGAAATTGGCACCAACTTTTCTCAGCAGTTTTTTACCACACCACCGCAAGCTCAACCCGCTCtcaaaaagaagagaaatttaCCAGGCAATCCaggtataattaattaattaatcacaaATTATTATCAAAGCCTAATATTAATCACCTCTTAATCTCTATCTTTTCTTTAATTTCTGGatgttttggttgattttttggATCAGACCCAGATGCAGAAGTGATAGCCTTGTCCCCCAAGACACTCATGGCAACAAACAGGTTCATCTGTGAGATCTGCAACAAAGGGTTTCAGAGAGACCAGAATCTGCAGCTTCACAGAAGAGGGCACAACCTACCATGGAAGCTCAAGCAAAGAACAAGCAAGGAGGTGAGGAAGAAGGTTTATGTGTGCCCAGAAGCCAGCTGTGTCCACCATGACCCTTCAAGGGCTCTTGGGGACCTGACTGGGATCAAGAAGCACTTTTGCAGAAAGCACGGTGAGAAGAAGTGGAAATGTGACAAGTGCTCAAAGAGGTATGCGGTTCAATCGGATTGGAAAGCTCATTCCAAAACCTGTGGCACTAGGGAGTACAGATGTGACTGTGGAACCCTATTCTCGAGGTAAACTGATTAATTACCCTCAAATTCCTCATCTTTCCAAGCATTTACATTCATGAGAAATTGCAAGAACACTCtcttaattagtaattaatccAAGCAATAACTAATCAGACACATATCTTCATCTATGAATTAATGGGTCATTAGAAAAGATGATTTCTCAGAAACCCAGATTTCaaaattgtaaatttaattcaaaTAAGTTACTTGGGTACTAATCAAGTTACATTCTTTATTTGGTTCATTGAGTGAACCAAGATTGAAACGTTTTAATGCACCTGGCCTGATGCGGACAGTCTTGTCCTATGTTTGGATATCTGAAATAGAAAAAAATGAATCAAAACAGAAAGAAATGAGAGCAAAAGAGGGAGTGTGTGGGAAGGAAGTCAATATATTTCTCTCAGCAAAAAATGTATTTTTATGCAAAAGCACTTTTATAACATggttttttgcttttgtttgctTGTGTTTTGTCTGCTTTTGGGGATTTTCATCACAACAGGAGGGATAGTTTCATCACTCACAGAGCCTTCTGTGATGCTTTAGCAGAAGAGAGTGCAAGAGCCATCACCTCAGCAAACAACCCACATCATCTTCTCTTCTCTCAGCAACAACAACAGATGAATCTTAACCAAGTGCAATTAGGGCACCAATTTAATCAAGACATCCATGGATTTTCACTGAAAAAAGAGCAGCAGAGTTTTACAACCCTAAGGCCAGATTTACCACCTTGGTTGGGCCCACCAAACTGTACCATTGACCTCTCCTCATCCTCCTCACTCTTCTCCCCAACCCACCACCAGGATTTATCCCTCGATGATTCCCACAATGGCACAtcacaaaaccctaacccttgCCCTAGCAGCTTGGGCCCCACACTCCCACCCTTCCACCCTGCACCTTCCCCTCACATGTCAGCCACTGCATTGCTACAGAAGGCAGCTCAGATGGGTGCAACCATGAGCGGCAAGCATAGTACTActacagcagcagcagcagctgctgCAGCCTCTGCATCACCACAGCCCATGGTGAGGGTCCACCAGCACAGCCAGGGTCACATGTCTGAGTTCAGTGGTCACGTGTCTGCTTTTGCAGCAGCAGGGGCCAATGCTACTAATATCACAACTGGTCCTGCAGTCTCAGGTGTTCATCATCACCATGAAAACCAACATCATCAAGCGTCTCTGCTCCATGATATGATGAACTCTCTGTCTTCCGGAACTGGGTTCGAAGGGGCTGCTTTTGAGCTGGAGGCTTTCGGCTCCCTCCCTAATATTTTGAACAATGCAAAAAAAGGCTCGAACAATTCGTCCCATTTCAACAAAAGTGGTAGCGACGACGGCGGTGCAAACGGTGAAGGTTTGACCCGAGATTTCTTGGGACTGAGAGCACTGTCTCACAGTGACATTCTGAACATTGCTGGTATTGGAAACTGTGTCAGCAGTGCTAacgctgctgctgctgttgctaATACTGCTTCCCGTGACCACCAAAAACCTTGGCAAGGTTAAGCTAGCTAGCTATTGGTTGAGCTAAGCTCTTACATACGGATCATGACCAGAcatctatttttgtttttttacttaAATATAATTTTGGGTTGTTAATTATATAGTCAATTTTCTCGTTTGTTAATTACTCTCAAGACTCGATCTTCTTCCCAAAGGGAATTAAAGGCCTCGTGATCAAACTTGACGAAATGCCAACATTTTGATGGCTCATGTGGCTTTTTTTACGAACTACGTAACTATTGCCTttgcttcagtttttttttttttaattgtaattcATCATATTATGTGCTTCTGCATG
This window harbors:
- the LOC126583040 gene encoding protein indeterminate-domain 7 isoform X2; this translates as MSNLTSASGEAASVSSGNRNEIGTNFSQQFFTTPPQAQPALKKKRNLPGNPDPDAEVIALSPKTLMATNRFICEICNKGFQRDQNLQLHRRGHNLPWKLKQRTSKEVRKKVYVCPEASCVHHDPSRALGDLTGIKKHFCRKHGEKKWKCDKCSKRYAVQSDWKAHSKTCGTREYRCDCGTLFSRRDSFITHRAFCDALAEESARAITSANNPHHLLFSQQQQQMNLNQVQLGHQFNQDIHGFSLKKEQQSFTTLRPDLPPWLGPPNCTIDLSSSSSLFSPTHHQDLSLDDSHNGTSQNPNPCPSSLGPTLPPFHPAPSPHMSATALLQKAAQMGATMSGKHSTTTAAAAAAAASASPQPMVRVHQHSQGHMSEFSGHVSAFAAAGANATNITTGPAVSGVHHHHENQHHQASLLHDMMNSLSSGTGFEGAAFELEAFGSLPNILNNAKKGSNNSSHFNKSGSDDGGANGEGLTRDFLGLRALSHSDILNIAGIGNCVSSANAAAAVANTASRDHQKPWQG
- the LOC126583040 gene encoding protein indeterminate-domain 7 isoform X1; translated protein: MMLFQQQHSQQLVDENMSNLTSASGEAASVSSGNRNEIGTNFSQQFFTTPPQAQPALKKKRNLPGNPDPDAEVIALSPKTLMATNRFICEICNKGFQRDQNLQLHRRGHNLPWKLKQRTSKEVRKKVYVCPEASCVHHDPSRALGDLTGIKKHFCRKHGEKKWKCDKCSKRYAVQSDWKAHSKTCGTREYRCDCGTLFSRRDSFITHRAFCDALAEESARAITSANNPHHLLFSQQQQQMNLNQVQLGHQFNQDIHGFSLKKEQQSFTTLRPDLPPWLGPPNCTIDLSSSSSLFSPTHHQDLSLDDSHNGTSQNPNPCPSSLGPTLPPFHPAPSPHMSATALLQKAAQMGATMSGKHSTTTAAAAAAAASASPQPMVRVHQHSQGHMSEFSGHVSAFAAAGANATNITTGPAVSGVHHHHENQHHQASLLHDMMNSLSSGTGFEGAAFELEAFGSLPNILNNAKKGSNNSSHFNKSGSDDGGANGEGLTRDFLGLRALSHSDILNIAGIGNCVSSANAAAAVANTASRDHQKPWQG